Below is a window of Picosynechococcus sp. PCC 7002 DNA.
AATCCTCAGCTTTTTCGGGAGCTAAAAGGCCGACTGTCTAAAAAAGCCCTCGGTTTAGTGGCGATCGCCTCTTTGTTCACGCAGGGAATATTTTATTTAAGTCTGAGAATCGCCCTCCCCAGTGCTGGGATTAGCACCACCAACCATTACTGCATCGGTCGCGCCCCGGCAGACTTTGATCCCAATAGCCATTTGATCCATAGCCAAAACTTTTGTGTGGCTGATGCGGCGGGAAATTTAAACCTAAATTGGCCCCTGTGGTGGACTGACCTATTTATTACCCTCAGTGTGGTGGGATTTTTCGTGGCGCTGTTGGGGGGCGTTTACTTACTAATCCAAGATTTGGGCAAAGAGCAAAAGGCAGGCACTTTGAACTTCGTCAAATTGAGTCCCCAGTCGGCCCAGGCGATCGCCATTGGCAAGATTTTAGGGGTTCCCAGTCTCATTTATGTCGGCCTGGCCTTGGTTTTGCCCTTACACTTTTGGGCCGGACTCAGGGGCGGCATTCCGTTGCCATTAATCCTGCTTTTCTACGGTGTGATCACAGCTAGTTACGGCTTTTTCTATAGTGGTGCGGCGCTCTATAGTTTGGTGAATCCAACCCAACCGGCCCTGAAAGCTTGGTTAGCGACGGGGGGACTTTTTTACTTGATGATGGGGAGCACGACGTTTCTCCTCCAGGAAAATAGCCACGTCGGCAATCTCATGGATGGCGTCAATTTGTTTAATCCGCTGCATATGTTGGTGTATTTGGGTCAAGCCAGTGCCGCTGCGGAACAACTGCTCACGTTTAACTACGACAGCCTCGCCGATGTTTCCTTTTTCCGGGTTTATCTTTGGGAGAATGGGGCGATCGCCGGTTTGATTTATCTGTTGCTTTATGGAATGGGGATCTACTGGTTTCTCCAAGCGTTCCGCCGGAAATTTCATTATCTCAATGGCACCCTCCTTAGCAAGAAACAGAGTTATGGTCTAACGGCGTTGCTCACCATTTTTGGGCTTGGCTTTACGGTGCAATCTCCCCTGGGGGCGATCGCCGACCACAACGATTGGTTATTTAATTTTCTACTGCTTTCCCTGGCCGGTAGTTGTTACTTATTTACGCTGATGGCGGTGCTTTCGCCGTCGTTCCAGTCCCTCCAAGATTGGAGCCGTTACCAAAAAGGAGAATGGCAAGATTGGTTCTTTGGGGAACGAAGTCCTGCCATTGGTGCGGTGATGGTGAATGTTGCCATTGTCACCGGGGCGATCGCCTTGGCTGTGGCTGTGATTGTCGCTCCCCCTTACAAAATCTCTTTTGCGCTTGGGGTGGTGATGCAGGGCTTAATGGTTGTTCTGCTTTGTGTTGTGGCCCAGCGGGTACTTCTGAAAAAAGGCAAGCGGCAAGGCATCGGCGCCACGATTCTCGTCACCAGTGGGGTGATTTTGCCCTTCATTTTCCTCGGTATTAATGGCGTTAACCCAGAATTACAGGCGGCCCCTTGGTTCTGGACAATTATTCCGATGGTCGCCACTGAAAACGCCAGTTTAGCCAGCATTTTTCTCACCATTTTGGGCCAAATGGGGGCGATCGCCGTGCTGCATTGGGTTGTGGGTCGCCGGATTCAGCAGCTTGGTACCTCAGAGCTAAAGCAAACCCTGACCCCAGCGGGTTAATTCCTAAATTACATAAAGTCTCGTCGGTCGAAAATGCTTCTCCTTTGCTAAGAACCATAATCCCAGGTATCAACCATGGATAGAATCCTCAACCCCCTCGGTGATTGGAATCCCCAACTTTTTCGGGAATTAAAAGGCCGCTTCACCCGTAAAAATGTGGCGATCTCCTTTGGTCTTGCTTGCTTTACCCAATGCCTGCTTTATCTTTTCTACCTGGGAGAATTGCCAAATGCCCTGGTTGATCAACCCTACAACCGTTACTGTACCGGGCCGGAAGATGACTACTGGCGGTCTACCTATCAATGTTTGAGGGATGGCAACGACTGGCTGATCAACTGGCAGTTATGGCATTTAGATGTGTTCATGGCTCTGACTCTGGTGGGCCTGGGGATTCTCCTGGTGGTTGGTACTCATTTAATTGGGGCCGATGTCGCGAAGGAAGAACAACGGGGCACCCTGGGTTTTGTGCGCCTCAGTCCCCAACCCGTCTCAAAAATTTTGCTCGGGAAACTGTTGGGAGTGCCTAGCCTGATTTATGTTGGTTTAGTTTTTGTCCTGCCCTGGCACCTGTGGCTCGGTTTTCAAGGTGGCATTGCTCTGGGTTGGCTAATGGTGCTTTATGGGGTGGCGATCGCCGCTAGTTTCACTGCCTTTACGGGGGTGGTTCTATGGAGTTTCGTGGGTCGTGAACTGTTGGGGGGCTTCCACACCTGGCTCTACAGTGGTGGCCTCGGCCTCTATCTTTTTGGGATGTCTGTGGCTTGCTTTGAGGATAATTTTCCCAGCTATACCCCCTTTGATTGGGTGCGGCTGTTCTATCCGGGCAATATCTTTTATTACCTCGTCGACCAAAATTCCCTCGCCCCGGAAACCATCGGTTATTTTTCACCCCACAACTGGTTTCAGACCCAATGGTACGGCTCTTCCCTTTGGGTGGGGGGCCTTGGGTTTATGGCGATCCATTATGCTCTTTTAGGGGCCTTGGCTTGGCAAGGGATTCGGCGGCGTTTTTATGATCCCCAGGCCACGATGATCACGAAGGCCATGGGCTGCGGGGTCGCCGTTAGCAGCACGATTTTTATGACTGGGTTTGTTTGGGCTGGCGATCGCCCCGAACGTCTTTTTGCCAATTTTCAAACCCTGCAAGGCTTCTATTGGATGGTAATGTTGGGGCTAATTCTTCTGTTAACACCGACCCGGCAACGGATACAAGATTGGGCGAGATTTCGACATCAAAATACTTCTCACCGACGGTTTAAATGGGCCTTTTTCAGAAATGATCGCTCTCCGGCCCTAGGGGCGATCGCCTTGATGTTGCTCCTCACCACGGGCTACCAAATGACCATTGTCCTCTTGTCCCCCCTGCCCAGCCAAAAACTGCTGGTGATCGCAGCTCTAGGACTCCAGGGAGGTTGCCTTTTCCTTCTGGCCGTTTTAACCCAATGGATCTTTCTCCGTCGTCAAAAACAACGGGCCATTTGGTTTGGCGTTGCCGTCATCGGGTCTAGTGTTGTCCCTTTTATCCTCTTCATGGTCTTCCATGGACGCTTTACCTTGCCCATTACCTTCGGCCTCTTTTCGGCGTTTCCCCTCAGTGCCGTTGCCATGGCGGTGCCCAGTATGGTGATCTGGAGTGCGATCGCCCAGTGGGGCATGATTCTCGGTTGTCTTTGGGGACTGCAACAACAGATCCAACGCCTCGGACAATCCGACCTGAAAACTTTTCAGCCGACCCCTACCGAATGATCTAAAACATGTTATTCTTGTATTCCTGTATGGGCACGTGGCTCAGTGGATAGAGCATCAGATTCCGGTTCTGAGGGTCGGGGGTTCGAATCCCTCCGTGCTCGTGAAAAAAAAGAAAAAACATCAACGACTTGTCTTCCGTAAGGTGCAGGTCGTTTTTCTTAAAGGCCCCCAGGTCTAAGGGAAATTGATATACTGAGGGTCAATCCGCTACTGTGCACCTTTTTCGCAATTTATATGGCTGAACCGATTCCGCCGATCACCTTACCACCGATTACTGATCCCGCCATTGAGGGACAATGGTTAGAAAAATCCCTACAGCATTGGCTTGATACGGAGTTTTTACCAGAACCGGCCAACGAAAAAATTGCCAATCGCGCCCGGGAAATTTATGTGCGTCAACGTCTCGAAGGGGAAAATGACCTTGGTTCCCTCGTGATCGCTATCGTCACAGAAATGCGCTCCTTCAACTTTAAAGAATCGTTTTATGGCGAATTTGCGGTGGCCAATGCCGTGAGTGATTTGATCCTTGATAGCCTGGGCATTGACCGTTGCTGCGGTAATTAAAGCTTTGTTCGCGATCTAGGCTGGAATATCAAACAGCACCTGACTCATATAGCGCTCGGCCCAGTCGGGGTTAAAGGCCTTTTCTAAAACACGGCGCGTTTTGTCATTCCGCTGCTGTTCTTGGCAATAGTGGCGTTGTCCCGCCAAATAAATGGCCTGCTCAGCGGGAGAAAGCTTTTCTAAACCCAAGGCCAACTGACAATGAATCGTCAGAAATTCCCGCACCCGTTCCAAAAACTGCTGTTCTTCGTTGGGATTGCTGGGACGAATAAAGAGGCAAAATTCCGAAAAAATTGCGCCCCATTCTGGGAGATCACGGGGCTGGGAAAAGTTTAAGTTGCCTTGATTTTGTCGTAGTCGTGTTTGGTAATCTACAGACAAAGTTTTATCGGCGCTGGTCGGAGATAAATCGGCGATCGCCGCACTCACACCACGGGGATTACCGACTAAATCACAGCCAAACATTGGTAGGGCATATTCCGCGCGAGGAAACATCACACAATGGAGAATATCGAGGTTTTCGCCCACTTTTGCCATTTCCAGGTGCATTTTACGGAAGTGCTGGCTCTGGTAGCAGGTATTTTCGATGGTGAGCCGTTCCCCTTCTAATTTCCCTTCGATGTAGCCGAGGCCTTCCGGCAGGGTAAAGGGTTCTAGCTCTAAGTGTTGATGCCAGGTTTCGAGGATGACACCAGCGAGCTGTTCGATGAGGGGATAAAATTTTGGCTTGGTTGCAGGGGCAGTCATGGGCGAAAAAGCAATCTTAAAAGGTGGTTTAAAACAATGTTCTAGATCCCTGTAGGTGACGCGAGCGGTGACCTAGACCCAGAATTTAGAACCAAAGATATACTGGAACCGCCGCAAATGCGGCACAATTGTCCCATAAATTAATGTTTGTGAGGGGTACGCCCATGTTCGGCTTAGGTTGGCCTGAAGTGTTGATTATTTTAGGGGTGGTGGTGTTGATCTTTGGCCCAAAAAAAATCCCTGAAGTGGGCAGTGCCCTAGGAAAAACCCTGCGGGGCTTCAAAGAAGAAATGGAAACTCCGGAAACGGAAGAGGATTATCTTGACTCCGATCAACGTTAGACTCGGTTACTTGGGGTTGGCGAAATTTTAAGTGCACCATGATTGAAGTTGAGCAGCTTGGCAAAACCTATGGCCAAACAGAGGCGATCGCCGATCTCAGTTTTCGGGTAGAAACAGGGGAAATTGTCGGTTTCTTGGGGCCAAACGGCGCAGGGAAAACCACGACTCTCCGCATTCTCAGTGCCTATCTACCAGCGACGACGGGCACGGCGAAAATTGCGGGCTACGATGTCCACACAGAATCCATGGCAGTGCGGCGACACCTGGGCTATCTCCCGGAAAATCCGCCCCTCTATCCCAATATGACCGTGGCTGGCTATCTCAATTTTGTCGCACAGCTCAAAGGGGTCAGTGCTGGCGATCGCCCCCACAAAATCCAAGCGGCCCTCGCCCAGTGCCAATTACAAACCAAAGCCAACCACCACATTCGTAATCTGTCTAAGGGCTATCGGCAACGGGTCGGCATTGCCCAGGCGATCGTCCATGACCCCCCGGTGATCATTCTCGATGAACCCACCGTTGGTTTAGATCCCGCCCAGATGATCGAAGTGCGACACCTGATTAAATCCTTAGGCGGCGATCGCACTATTTTGTTATCCACCCATCTCCTCTCAGAAGTTAGTCTCACCTGTGACCGGGTGGTAATGATTAACCAAGGCCACCTCGTCGCCACCGATACCCCCCACAATCTCCAGAATCATTTCCTCAATTACCACGGTTACGAACTAGAGACCGACGGCGAACTAGCGCAAATCCAACGTCTCCTTGATCCCTTACCTGGTGTTATTCATATCGAATCTTTAGCATCAATAAATCCCCGTCGTCCCCGCCTCCGGATCACCACTGCGGACAATCCCGAATGGGGTAAAGACATTGCCAGAATCCTTGTCAATGCAGGGGTCGGTCTCTATGAAATGCAACGACTGCGCCCCAGCCTTGAGGACGTTTTTTTAGAATTATTAGACGCTGAGGCGAACGATCCGATGTCTGAACAACTCCATGCTGATGCTGAATAACATTGTGGCGATTTTTCGCCGGGAACTACAGAGCTACTTCACCGCTCCCCTCGCCTATATTTTTGCAACGTTGTTGTGGTTTTTGGGAGGATTTTTCTTCCTAACGCTCCTGATCGGCCCCCAGGGCATTGTCACCTTTGTCGCCACCCAAGAACAGATGGGCGTTGCCTTACCTCCCATTGATGTAGCCACAGAATTTCTCCAGGCTTTTTGGGGCATCCTGGGCATTTTAGTCTTGTTTCTGTTGCCGTTGCTCTCCATGGGTCTCTATGCTGAAGAACGCAAACAGGGCACTTTGGAACTTTTAGCGACTTCCCCGGTGACGAACTGGGCGGTGGCAGTGGGCAAATTGTTGGGAGTCGTGACTTTTTTTTCGGTACTGTTCCTGCCCATGGTGCTGTGGGAACTGATTGTCTTAGTGAATGCAGCCCCAGCTTTTCCCCTCAGTCTTTTTCTTTTAGCGCATTTGGGCTTGTTGCTCTTGGTGGCCGCTATTTTATCTTTGGGGATGTTCGTGTCGTCTCTCACAGACAGTTCCCTGATTGCGGCGGTCTTGACCTTTACCCTAGTGCTGATGTTGTGGCTGTTGGATATGCTGGGCGATCGCCTGTCGGGGCCGTTGGGCAATGGCCTCAAACATTTCTCTTTACTGAAGCATTACAACAATTTCCTCGAGGGAATTTTCGATAGCAGTAGCCTGGTCTTACTCCTCAGCTATAGCATTCTGGGGGTTGTCCTCACGGCCCAATCCATTGAAGCTTTGCGCTGGACACGGCGTTGATGGTTTCTCGATATTGTTAACAGAGCATCATGTTTCCACAGCAACGATTTTCACGATATTTCATTTGGTTAGGCTTGGCTCTGGTGGTCGCGGGCGCTGTCGTCCTGGGGGCCACGGGAGAAGGCTTCGCCTATGGCTTGATTCTGGTTGGGTTATTGTTGTTGGGTTGGGGGATCAGTCATTTTCCAGGTTTGGGAACGGGGCTGCAACGGTTCTGGCGCAAGCGATCTACCCAGATGGGGACGAATGGGGTTGTCGGGGCGATCGCCATTTTGCTGATTTTTTGTCTGACAAATTTTTTAGCTGTCCAGCTCCCCCTCCGAATTGATCTCACAGAAAACCAAATCCACACCCTCTCTAGCCAAACCCAAGGGGTGCTGCAAAATTTATCTCAACCTTTAACCCTGTGGCTCTTCCAGGAAACGGACGATGCGAATTTAAAGCCCTTTTTAGACAATTATCAACGGCTCAATCCTAATAATTTTCGCTACGTTTTTGTCGATCCAGACCGTAATCTTGACGCGGTACAGCGATTCCAGGTCGAGAGTCGCGGCGAAGTTCACCTTGAGTATGGCGATAAAACCCAACTGCTGAAAGTGCTAGCCCAGGGGGAACCCCTCACAGAAAGTCAACTAACCAATGGCATTCTGCAAATCCAAGGCGATCGCCAACCCCACTTCTACGTCCTCCAAGGCCACGGCGAACCGCCCCTCGATCAAATTCCCGGAGGGCTAGGGCAAATGGCCCAACTTTTGGCTACCCAAGGTTATGCAGTCTCTCCTTTAAATTTCACCCAAACGCCTACGATTCCCCCAGATGCCGATCTGATTGCAGTCATTGGCCCCCAAACGCCATTTCTCCCAGGGGAAGTTGCCCTCTTGGAAACTGCCCTTGCGAATAACCAAAGTCTCCTCCTTCTGCTTGATCCCCAAACGGATCCCCAGTTAAATTCGCTCCTGGACAAGTGGGGCCTCAGCCTCGATCAACGGCTTATTCTCGACCAAGGAAACCGGGCGGACTTCCTCGGTTTAGGACAATCGACCCTTGTCCTCAATCAATACGGCGACCATCCGATCACCACGGCCCTTGCTGGACAAAACTCTATCTATCAAGCGGTGCGCCCCATTTTCAGCGACACCACAGAGGCGATCGCCGCCACCGCAATCCTCCGTACCGATGACCAGGCCTGGGCCGAAAGCCAACCCGAAATCCCGGATCCGACCTTTGACCCCCCAGGCGATCGCCCCGGCCCCCTGACCTTTGGCTGGGCCCTGGAAAAAATAGATTCCCAAGCTACAATGAAGGCAACTCGCCTTGTGGCAATTGGTAACACCACCTTTGTGACCAATGGTTGGCTAGAACAATACCTAAACAGCGACCTCTTGCTCAATACCGTGAATTGGCTGGCCCAAACGGAAGAGGCGCCCCTCGCAATCCAACCAAGAACCCCCCAAGAGCGACGTCTAAATCTCCGTCGTTGGCAAATTGCAACCCTTGCCTGGTTTGCCCCCATCCTATTTCCCCTTGGTGGTTTAGGCGGCGCAATCTTTTGCCTTTGGCGACGCCGTTAGAAAAATATGTGAGATGACCGATAAATTTACGTAAACTTTGAGAAAACAACATTAAAACATTATTAATTTTCGGGAATGATAGTCTAAATTACAGAAAGTGATATTATCGATTTGCATTCCCCCGTACAGACACCCACAATAGAGGAAAGAATTCATCATGGCGAACGCACCTGTATCCCCAGTGGTGCTCGTAATCTTAGATGGCTGGGGCTACCGTCAAGAAGCTAACGCAAATGCCATTGCGGCTGCCAATACACCAAATGTCGATGCCTTTTTCGCTACATACCCTTCGACATTAATCCATACATCCGGAAAAAGGGTGGGGCTGCCAGATGGCCAAATGGGGAATTCTGAAGTCGGTCACTTAAACCTTGGAGCAGGACGTGTCGTCCCCCAGGAACTGGTGCGTATTTCCGATGCCATTGAAGACGGTTCCTTCCTCCGCAATGACGTCCTCGTTAAAGTTTGCCGAGAAACCCGCCAAGCCGGAAAAAAATTACACCTTATCGGTCTTTGCTCAGATGGTGGTGTCCACTCCCATCTCAATCATCTCCTCGGTTTGTTAGACCTAGCCAAGGTTAACGGCATTGCCGATGTCCATATCCATGCCATTACCGACGGGCGCGACACCAATACCACCGAAGGGATTAATTACCTCCAACAGATCCAAGCGCACATCGATAAATTTGGGGTCGGCTCGATCTCGACGATCAGTGGCCGCTACTTTGCCATGGATCGCGATCGCCGCTGGGATCGCGTCAAGCAAGCCTATGACGTGATGACCCAAAACGGTAATCTCGACCAACGTTCCTTCGCCGAGATTCTCCAAAGCCACTATGACAACGGTGTAACCGATGAATTTATCCCACCTGTGCGTCTTAAAGAAGGTGCCATTGAACCAGGCGATGGGGTGATTTTCTACAATTTCCGACCCGACCGTGCCCGCCAACTCTCCTATGCCTTGGTAGACAAGAATTTCCAAGGGTTTGAGCGGGAACTGATTCCGGATCTCAATTTTGTCACCTTTACTCAATACGACGCCAACCTGCCTGTACAGGTCGCCTTTGCGCCCCAAAACCTGACGAAAATCCTTGGGGAAGTGATTGCGGACAATGGCCTGAAGCAATTCCGCACCGCAGAAACAGAAAAATATCCCCATGTTACTTATTTCTTTAATGGTGGCTTAGAAGTTGCCTTCGAAGGAGAAGACCGAGAGTTAATTTCTAGCCCCCAGGTGGCGACCTACGACCAAAAGCCAGAAATGTCCGCTAAGGCAGTGACGGATGCTGCCTGCCAAGCCATCGAAAAAGGTATTTATAGTCTGGTGGTGATTAACTATGCCAATCCGGACATGGTTGGTCATACTGGAAAACTCGAAGCGGCGGTACAGGCCATTGAGACCGTTGATCATTGTTTAGGCCGTTTGGTGGCAACCATCGGCAAAATGGGCGGCACGACATTAATCACCGCTGATCACGGCAATGCAGAATATATGGCCGATCAAAATGGGAAGTCTTGGACAGCGCACACAACTAACCCTGTGCCCTTTATCTTGATTGAAGGGGAACGCCGTAAGGTAGTTGGCCATGGTGCTGATGTGGTGTTGCGGGAAAATGGCTGTTTAGCAGATGTCGCCCCGACGATCCTCGATATTCTTGGCATTGATAAACCACAGGAAATGACGGGTCAGTCTCTCATTGCTCCGGCCCCCTATGCCGTGACCCGACGTCGATAAATCGGTTATCCTAAAGTTTCCCCGCTGAAATCAAACATTTATTCGTTCGTCATTGATCTATGTTGGAATCTATTTTGCAAATTGTGTGGATGGTCTCCGCTGTTGGCCTTATTCTTTTGGTCTTACTCCATAGCCCCAAGGGAGACGGCTTAGGGGGCATTGGCGGTCAGGCGCAGATGTTTACCAGTACAAAAAGTGCCGAAACAGCTCTCAACCGTGCCACTTGGATTTTGTGCATTACCTTTATGAGCTTGACAGTCATTCTGAGTGCGGGTTGGTTAACACCAGTCGTTGGTCAATAGGATTCTTTTGGCTAGGTTGGACGATATTTTTCGTGCTTGGCGGCGTCACCTTTGGGGGTGGCGTTTTTGGTTTGGTCTCCTTGGGGGCCTGGCGATCGCCTTAGGGATTCAGTGGAGCAGCTATGGTTTAAGCTCAGACTTACTCACGCGGTTACCCCAAGCCCAAATTCATCCTTTGCCAGAAGTGCTCCAAGGGACGCCAGACCCGACGACTGCGACAGAAGATTACTTTGGGGCTGTTACCCCTTCTCCCCTGGGTCATTTGATCTGGTCGGAATTTCCAGTGAAGGTTTATGTGGCTCCCCTTGATCCCACTGTCAGTCCAGCGGCCCAACAACGTCAACAGCAATGGCAACGGGCCACCCTCGCGGCGATCGCCCAATGGCAAGCATACATACCGTTGTTAACTGTAGAAACAATAGAGACTGCGGATATCATCATTCAGCGGCAAGCTCCCCTAATTCAAAGGGAGACCGACCCAGAAACGGGCGAAATTCGTTATTCCCTGGGCCGCAATGCCGAAACTCGCTACGAATTTTATATCGATGACCGAAATATCCTCCGTCACCGCATGACCATTCTGCTGAATGATCACCAAGGGGCGATCGCCACCCAAAACACCGCCTGCCATGAATTGGGCCACGCCCTTGGTATTTGGGGTCATAGTCCCAATGCTGTAGATGCGCTTTTCCCAAGACAAATGGGTACCCAAGCAAGGATCTCTGCCGCTGATATCAATACCCTCCGCAAAATTTACCAACAACCGACCCGCTTAGGTTGGCCAATGCCTCCTTTTGCCAATAAAAAACTTGCTGATCCCCATAGCCTTAAAGAAGGTCAATAATTTTCTTTTGTGAAGTATTATGAAGGCTTTTTCTGACTTTACAGTGGGCAGATGCCTATCCTATAGTTAAAGGCTAGAGAAAATTTTGAGGCAATCTACATGGCAAAAAAGAAACGTAAGACCACTGGCAAAAATGCTGTTACCCTATCCCTTACGTCCCAAGCCATCGATCGCCTTGCAGAAATGGCTCAAAAATCTGGCTTTTCCCGGTCTGCCTTTGTCGAGAACCTAATGGCGGGTACTGTCTCAATCACGGCACTGGAAGCAGAAAAGAATCTTTTGGTGTCCGTTGAAAACGAGGCCGAAGACACCGCAAAAGTACAAGTAGATTTGGCCGAAACCACTGCCGCTAATACCAAACCAACGGTCCCTGATCCCGATGCAGAATTAGCAGACAAAGTGGCTTCTCAAGCGAAGATCATTGCCGATTTAGAAGCTAAATTAGCAGAGGCTTCTCCTCCCCTTAAACGGCCAGTGGCTCGTCCCAATACTGCCGAAAAATCAGCCCAGGCAGTCACCGATCAGTCTCCAAAAATTGCGACCCTCGAAAGGCAAATTGCTGATCAAAAAAATCAGATTCAAGACTTAACAAAACAGTTAAATGAATCAGGAAAAAATCTTGGGGCGACCAACGAAAAAAATAAAGCATTACAACAAGAATTCGACAAAGTAACGACCAAGTTTGAAACAATTCAAAGCGAGAACAAAACCCTTTCCCAAACCCTTAAATCTCAGAAAGCAGAGATTGCTCAACTCCAGCAACAGGGGGTAGCGGCAAAACAAGCCCAAACTGAACAAACCCAACTCCAGGAACACCTCACGGCCCTGCAACAAGAAACAGCAACACTGCAACAGCAACTCCAGGCAGCCAGTACCGCTGAGGCAACGTTACAAAGCCAAGTGACCCAGCAGCGCCAGGCGATCGCTCAACTCGAACAGGCGCTACAGTCTAGTCGAGCACAAATAGCCGCCCAAGCTGACCAAGCCCAGGCGATCGCCAGTCTGAAACAGGCCCATGCGGATTTGCAGCAACAATACAAATTGCAAGGCGATCGCCTCCGCGCCTTAGAAGCCCAGACTCACCAAGCGACAGGCGTTGCCAGCATCGGCGAATTCTATCTCAATCGTTGGCGTAAATACTAAAAGGCGAATTTTTGTCCTTAGATGATCTCAAAATTTCAGTTCCCAGTGGATTCAATCATCTGCTGGGAACCTTTTTGGATGTTTAGGGTAGGCTGATAATTGTTCCAAACTGAATGGAGCAAAACCACCCAATTTTAATCCTGGGAAATAATCTTGATTTTCCAAGTCAAAGCGGATGATCGGACTCGAACCGACGACATTCAG
It encodes the following:
- a CDS encoding phycocyanobilin:ferredoxin oxidoreductase; translation: MTAPATKPKFYPLIEQLAGVILETWHQHLELEPFTLPEGLGYIEGKLEGERLTIENTCYQSQHFRKMHLEMAKVGENLDILHCVMFPRAEYALPMFGCDLVGNPRGVSAAIADLSPTSADKTLSVDYQTRLRQNQGNLNFSQPRDLPEWGAIFSEFCLFIRPSNPNEEQQFLERVREFLTIHCQLALGLEKLSPAEQAIYLAGQRHYCQEQQRNDKTRRVLEKAFNPDWAERYMSQVLFDIPA
- the tatA gene encoding twin-arginine translocase TatA/TatE family subunit yields the protein MFGLGWPEVLIILGVVVLIFGPKKIPEVGSALGKTLRGFKEEMETPETEEDYLDSDQR
- a CDS encoding ABC transporter ATP-binding protein — protein: MIEVEQLGKTYGQTEAIADLSFRVETGEIVGFLGPNGAGKTTTLRILSAYLPATTGTAKIAGYDVHTESMAVRRHLGYLPENPPLYPNMTVAGYLNFVAQLKGVSAGDRPHKIQAALAQCQLQTKANHHIRNLSKGYRQRVGIAQAIVHDPPVIILDEPTVGLDPAQMIEVRHLIKSLGGDRTILLSTHLLSEVSLTCDRVVMINQGHLVATDTPHNLQNHFLNYHGYELETDGELAQIQRLLDPLPGVIHIESLASINPRRPRLRITTADNPEWGKDIARILVNAGVGLYEMQRLRPSLEDVFLELLDAEANDPMSEQLHADAE
- a CDS encoding ABC transporter permease, producing the protein MLMLNNIVAIFRRELQSYFTAPLAYIFATLLWFLGGFFFLTLLIGPQGIVTFVATQEQMGVALPPIDVATEFLQAFWGILGILVLFLLPLLSMGLYAEERKQGTLELLATSPVTNWAVAVGKLLGVVTFFSVLFLPMVLWELIVLVNAAPAFPLSLFLLAHLGLLLLVAAILSLGMFVSSLTDSSLIAAVLTFTLVLMLWLLDMLGDRLSGPLGNGLKHFSLLKHYNNFLEGIFDSSSLVLLLSYSILGVVLTAQSIEALRWTRR
- a CDS encoding GldG family protein — its product is MFPQQRFSRYFIWLGLALVVAGAVVLGATGEGFAYGLILVGLLLLGWGISHFPGLGTGLQRFWRKRSTQMGTNGVVGAIAILLIFCLTNFLAVQLPLRIDLTENQIHTLSSQTQGVLQNLSQPLTLWLFQETDDANLKPFLDNYQRLNPNNFRYVFVDPDRNLDAVQRFQVESRGEVHLEYGDKTQLLKVLAQGEPLTESQLTNGILQIQGDRQPHFYVLQGHGEPPLDQIPGGLGQMAQLLATQGYAVSPLNFTQTPTIPPDADLIAVIGPQTPFLPGEVALLETALANNQSLLLLLDPQTDPQLNSLLDKWGLSLDQRLILDQGNRADFLGLGQSTLVLNQYGDHPITTALAGQNSIYQAVRPIFSDTTEAIAATAILRTDDQAWAESQPEIPDPTFDPPGDRPGPLTFGWALEKIDSQATMKATRLVAIGNTTFVTNGWLEQYLNSDLLLNTVNWLAQTEEAPLAIQPRTPQERRLNLRRWQIATLAWFAPILFPLGGLGGAIFCLWRRR
- the gpmI gene encoding 2,3-bisphosphoglycerate-independent phosphoglycerate mutase → MANAPVSPVVLVILDGWGYRQEANANAIAAANTPNVDAFFATYPSTLIHTSGKRVGLPDGQMGNSEVGHLNLGAGRVVPQELVRISDAIEDGSFLRNDVLVKVCRETRQAGKKLHLIGLCSDGGVHSHLNHLLGLLDLAKVNGIADVHIHAITDGRDTNTTEGINYLQQIQAHIDKFGVGSISTISGRYFAMDRDRRWDRVKQAYDVMTQNGNLDQRSFAEILQSHYDNGVTDEFIPPVRLKEGAIEPGDGVIFYNFRPDRARQLSYALVDKNFQGFERELIPDLNFVTFTQYDANLPVQVAFAPQNLTKILGEVIADNGLKQFRTAETEKYPHVTYFFNGGLEVAFEGEDRELISSPQVATYDQKPEMSAKAVTDAACQAIEKGIYSLVVINYANPDMVGHTGKLEAAVQAIETVDHCLGRLVATIGKMGGTTLITADHGNAEYMADQNGKSWTAHTTNPVPFILIEGERRKVVGHGADVVLRENGCLADVAPTILDILGIDKPQEMTGQSLIAPAPYAVTRRR
- the secG gene encoding preprotein translocase subunit SecG; translated protein: MLESILQIVWMVSAVGLILLVLLHSPKGDGLGGIGGQAQMFTSTKSAETALNRATWILCITFMSLTVILSAGWLTPVVGQ
- a CDS encoding matrixin family metalloprotease, which translates into the protein MARLDDIFRAWRRHLWGWRFWFGLLGGLAIALGIQWSSYGLSSDLLTRLPQAQIHPLPEVLQGTPDPTTATEDYFGAVTPSPLGHLIWSEFPVKVYVAPLDPTVSPAAQQRQQQWQRATLAAIAQWQAYIPLLTVETIETADIIIQRQAPLIQRETDPETGEIRYSLGRNAETRYEFYIDDRNILRHRMTILLNDHQGAIATQNTACHELGHALGIWGHSPNAVDALFPRQMGTQARISAADINTLRKIYQQPTRLGWPMPPFANKKLADPHSLKEGQ